The following are encoded together in the Pseudomonas maumuensis genome:
- the fusA gene encoding elongation factor G: MARTTAINRYRNIGICAHVDAGKTTTTERILFYTGLSHKMGEVHDGAATTDWMVQEQERGITITSAAVTTFWKGSRGQYDNYRVNVIDTPGHVDFTIEVERSLRVLDGAVVVFCGTSGVEPQSETVWRQANKYGVPRVVYVNKMDRAGANFLRVVGQIKNRLGHTPVPVQLAIGAEDDFQGQVDLIKMKAIYWNDDDKGTTYREEEIPAELVDLANEWRSNMVEAAAEANEELMNKYLEEGDLSVEDIKAGLRARTLASEIVPAVCGSSFKNKGVPLVLDAVIDFLPAPTEIPAIKGIHPDLIDVPKDEVTPEQYDERPADDNEPFSALAFKIATDPFVGTLTFVRVYSGFLTSGDSVINSVKGKKERVGRMVQMHANQREEIKEVRAGDIAALIGMKDVTTGDTLCNADKPIILERMDFPEPVISLSVEPKTKADQEKMGIALGKLAQEDPSFRVKTDEETGQTIISGMGELHLDILVDRMKREFNVECNVGKPQVSYREKITKSNVEIEGKFVRQSGGRGQFGHCWIRFSEPDVDEKGNITEGLVFANEVVGGVIPKEFIAPIQKGIEEQMKNGVVAGYPLLGLKATVFDGSYHDVDSNEMAFKIAASMATKQLAQKGGGVVLEPIMKVEVVTPEDYLGDVMGDLSRRRGMIQGNEDSVSGKVITAEVPLGEMFGYATDVRSMSQGRASYSMEFSKYAEAPSNIVEALVKKQG, from the coding sequence ATGGCTCGTACTACAGCAATTAACCGCTACCGTAACATTGGTATCTGTGCCCACGTTGACGCGGGCAAGACCACCACTACCGAGCGGATCCTGTTCTACACAGGTCTGAGCCACAAGATGGGCGAGGTGCATGACGGCGCCGCGACCACCGACTGGATGGTGCAGGAGCAGGAGCGCGGTATCACCATTACCTCCGCTGCCGTTACCACCTTCTGGAAAGGTTCCCGTGGTCAGTACGACAACTACCGCGTAAACGTCATCGATACCCCCGGCCACGTTGACTTCACCATTGAAGTAGAGCGTTCGCTGCGTGTACTCGACGGCGCGGTCGTTGTGTTCTGCGGTACCTCCGGCGTTGAGCCGCAGTCCGAAACCGTATGGCGTCAGGCCAACAAGTACGGTGTTCCACGTGTTGTCTACGTGAACAAGATGGACCGTGCTGGTGCCAACTTCCTGCGCGTTGTCGGTCAGATCAAGAACCGTCTGGGTCACACCCCGGTTCCGGTCCAGCTGGCTATCGGTGCGGAAGACGACTTCCAGGGTCAGGTTGACCTGATCAAGATGAAAGCCATCTACTGGAACGACGACGACAAAGGTACTACCTACCGCGAGGAAGAGATTCCTGCTGAGCTGGTGGACCTGGCCAACGAATGGCGCAGCAACATGGTCGAGGCTGCTGCCGAGGCCAACGAAGAGCTGATGAACAAGTACCTTGAAGAAGGTGACCTGTCCGTCGAAGACATCAAGGCTGGTCTGCGCGCCCGTACCCTGGCGAGCGAGATCGTTCCTGCTGTCTGCGGTTCCTCGTTCAAGAACAAGGGTGTTCCCCTGGTTCTCGACGCCGTTATCGACTTCCTGCCTGCGCCAACCGAGATCCCTGCGATCAAGGGTATCCACCCTGATCTGATCGACGTGCCGAAGGATGAAGTTACTCCGGAGCAGTACGACGAGCGTCCTGCTGACGACAACGAGCCGTTCTCGGCCCTGGCGTTCAAGATCGCTACCGACCCGTTCGTTGGTACTCTGACCTTCGTCCGTGTCTACTCGGGCTTCCTGACCTCCGGTGACTCTGTCATCAACTCGGTCAAGGGCAAGAAAGAGCGCGTTGGTCGTATGGTGCAGATGCACGCCAACCAGCGTGAAGAGATCAAGGAAGTACGTGCAGGCGACATCGCTGCTCTGATCGGCATGAAGGACGTCACCACCGGTGACACCCTGTGCAACGCCGACAAGCCGATCATCCTTGAGCGTATGGACTTCCCTGAGCCGGTGATTTCGCTCTCCGTAGAGCCGAAGACCAAGGCTGACCAGGAGAAGATGGGTATCGCACTGGGCAAGCTGGCCCAGGAAGACCCGTCGTTCCGCGTCAAGACCGACGAAGAAACCGGCCAGACCATCATCTCCGGTATGGGTGAGCTGCACCTGGACATCCTCGTTGACCGCATGAAGCGCGAGTTCAACGTCGAGTGCAACGTCGGCAAGCCGCAGGTTTCGTACCGCGAGAAGATCACCAAGTCCAACGTCGAGATCGAAGGTAAGTTCGTTCGTCAGTCGGGTGGTCGTGGTCAGTTCGGTCACTGCTGGATCCGTTTCTCGGAGCCGGACGTCGACGAGAAGGGCAACATCACCGAAGGTCTGGTGTTCGCCAACGAAGTCGTTGGTGGTGTGATTCCTAAGGAATTCATCGCCCCGATCCAGAAGGGTATCGAAGAGCAGATGAAAAACGGCGTTGTTGCCGGCTATCCGCTGCTCGGCCTGAAGGCTACGGTATTCGACGGTTCGTACCACGATGTCGACTCCAACGAAATGGCGTTCAAGATCGCCGCTTCGATGGCGACCAAGCAACTGGCCCAGAAGGGCGGTGGCGTGGTCCTTGAGCCGATCATGAAGGTCGAAGTTGTAACCCCGGAAGACTACCTGGGTGACGTGATGGGTGACCTGAGCCGTCGTCGCGGGATGATCCAGGGTAATGAAGACTCGGTGTCCGGCAAGGTAATCACTGCTGAGGTACCGCTCGGAGAGATGTTCGGTTACGCAACCGACGTTCGTTCCATGTCTCAGGGTCGCGCAAGCTACTCCATGGAATTCTCCAAATACGCCGAAGCTCCGTCGAACATCGTCGAAGCACTCGTTAAAAAACAAGGCTAA
- the tuf gene encoding elongation factor Tu: protein MAKEKFDRSLPHVNVGTIGHVDHGKTTLTAALTRVCSEVFGSAVVEFDKIDSAPEEKARGITINTAHVEYNSNIRHYAHVDCPGHADYVKNMITGAAQMDGAILVCSAADGPMPQTREHILLSRQVGVPYIVVFLNKADLVDDAELLELVEMEVRDLLSTYDFPGDDTPIIIGSARMALEGKDDNEMGTSAVKKLVETLDAYIPEPVRAIDQPFLMPIEDVFSISGRGTVVTGRIERGIVRVQDALEIVGLRDTTTTTCTGVEMFRKLLDEGRAGENCGVLLRGTKRDDVERGQVLVKPGSVKPHTKFTAEVYVLSKEEGGRHTPFFKGYRPQFYFRTTDVTGNCELPEGVEMVMPGDNIQMTVTLIKTIAMEDGLRFAIREGGRTVGAGVVAKIIE, encoded by the coding sequence GTGGCTAAAGAAAAATTTGATCGTTCCCTTCCCCACGTTAACGTCGGCACCATCGGCCACGTTGACCACGGTAAGACCACTCTGACCGCAGCTCTGACCCGCGTCTGCTCCGAAGTTTTCGGTTCGGCCGTCGTTGAGTTCGACAAGATCGACTCGGCTCCGGAAGAAAAAGCTCGCGGTATCACCATCAACACCGCGCACGTCGAGTACAACTCGAACATTCGTCACTACGCTCACGTTGACTGCCCAGGTCACGCTGACTACGTGAAGAACATGATCACCGGTGCTGCCCAGATGGACGGCGCGATCCTGGTTTGCTCGGCCGCCGATGGTCCGATGCCACAAACCCGTGAGCACATCCTGCTGTCCCGTCAGGTTGGCGTTCCGTACATCGTGGTCTTCCTGAACAAGGCTGACCTGGTAGACGACGCTGAGCTGCTGGAACTGGTCGAGATGGAAGTTCGCGACCTGCTGTCCACCTACGACTTCCCAGGCGACGACACCCCGATCATCATCGGTTCGGCTCGTATGGCGCTGGAAGGCAAAGACGACAACGAAATGGGTACCAGCGCTGTCAAGAAGCTGGTAGAAACTCTGGATGCCTACATCCCTGAGCCAGTTCGTGCCATCGACCAGCCGTTCCTGATGCCAATCGAAGACGTATTCTCGATCTCGGGTCGTGGTACCGTTGTTACCGGTCGTATCGAGCGTGGTATCGTTCGCGTTCAGGACGCCCTGGAAATCGTTGGTCTGCGTGACACCACCACCACCACCTGCACCGGTGTTGAGATGTTCCGCAAGCTGCTGGACGAAGGTCGTGCCGGCGAGAACTGCGGCGTTCTGCTGCGTGGTACCAAGCGTGACGATGTTGAGCGTGGCCAGGTTCTGGTCAAGCCAGGTTCGGTCAAGCCGCACACCAAGTTCACCGCAGAAGTCTACGTCCTGTCGAAGGAAGAAGGCGGCCGTCACACTCCGTTCTTCAAAGGCTACCGTCCTCAGTTCTACTTCCGTACCACTGACGTGACCGGTAACTGCGAACTGCCGGAAGGCGTTGAAATGGTAATGCCAGGTGACAACATCCAGATGACTGTCACCCTGATCAAGACCATCGCAATGGAAGACGGTCTGCGTTTCGCCATCCGTGAAGGCGGTCGTACCGTCGGCGCCGGCGTCGTAGCCAAAATCATCGAGTAA
- the rpsJ gene encoding 30S ribosomal protein S10, giving the protein MQNQQIRIRLKAFDHRLIDQSTQEIVETAKRTGAQVRGPIPLPTRKERFTVLVSPHVNKDARDQYEIRTHKRVLDIVQPTDKTVDALMKLDLAAGVEVQISLG; this is encoded by the coding sequence ATGCAAAATCAGCAAATCCGTATCAGGTTGAAGGCTTTCGACCATCGCCTGATCGACCAATCCACCCAGGAAATCGTGGAAACCGCGAAACGTACTGGTGCACAAGTGCGTGGTCCAATTCCACTGCCTACCCGCAAAGAGCGTTTCACCGTTCTGGTCTCCCCGCACGTCAACAAAGACGCGCGTGACCAGTACGAGATTCGCACTCATAAGCGTGTTCTGGACATCGTCCAGCCAACGGATAAAACCGTTGACGCGCTGATGAAGCTCGATCTGGCGGCCGGCGTGGAAGTACAGATCAGCCTCGGCTAA
- the rplC gene encoding 50S ribosomal protein L3 has product MTIGVVGRKAGMTRIFTEEGVSIPVTVIEIEPNRVTQFKTEETDGYRAVQVTVGERRASRVTAAQAGHFAKANVAAGRGVWEFRLEEGDFQAGDLIKAELFTAGQLVDVTGQSKGKGFAGTIKRWNFRGQDNTHGNSVSHRVPGSIGQCQTPGRVFKGKKMSGHMGAERVTVQSLEVVRVDAERNLLLIKGAVPGATGGDVVVRPAVKARG; this is encoded by the coding sequence ATGACTATTGGTGTAGTCGGTCGGAAAGCGGGCATGACCCGTATTTTCACCGAAGAAGGTGTCTCCATTCCGGTCACGGTCATCGAGATCGAGCCGAATCGCGTCACCCAGTTCAAAACCGAAGAAACTGATGGCTACCGTGCAGTGCAAGTCACTGTCGGCGAGCGTCGTGCTTCGCGTGTGACCGCCGCTCAGGCAGGCCACTTTGCCAAGGCCAACGTTGCCGCTGGTCGCGGTGTCTGGGAGTTCCGTCTTGAAGAAGGCGATTTCCAGGCTGGCGATCTGATCAAAGCTGAACTCTTCACTGCAGGCCAGCTGGTAGACGTAACCGGTCAGTCCAAAGGTAAAGGCTTCGCCGGTACCATCAAGCGCTGGAACTTCCGTGGTCAAGATAACACCCACGGTAACTCCGTATCGCACCGTGTCCCTGGCTCCATCGGCCAGTGCCAGACTCCTGGTCGTGTATTCAAGGGCAAGAAAATGTCCGGTCACATGGGCGCTGAGCGCGTGACTGTGCAGTCCCTGGAAGTAGTACGCGTAGACGCTGAACGCAACCTGCTGCTGATCAAGGGTGCCGTTCCAGGCGCTACTGGCGGCGACGTGGTTGTGCGTCCAGCTGTCAAGGCTCGCGGGTAA
- the rplD gene encoding 50S ribosomal protein L4 — MQLNVNDAQAIEVSELTFGGEFNETLVHQAVVAYMAGGRQGTKQQKTRSDVAGGGKRPWRQKGTGRARAGTTRGPIWRGGGVTFAARPQDHSQKLNKKMYRAALRSILAELVRSDRLVVVQDFAVEAPKTKDLLNKLNGMGLSDVLIVSDAVDQNLYLAARNLPHVDVRDVQGSDPVSLIAYEKVLITVSAVKKFEELLG; from the coding sequence ATGCAACTTAATGTAAATGACGCTCAGGCGATCGAAGTTTCCGAACTGACTTTCGGTGGCGAATTCAACGAGACGCTGGTACACCAAGCAGTCGTGGCCTACATGGCCGGCGGCCGTCAGGGCACCAAGCAGCAGAAGACCCGTTCTGACGTGGCCGGTGGCGGTAAGCGCCCATGGCGTCAGAAAGGTACTGGCCGTGCTCGTGCCGGTACTACCCGTGGTCCGATCTGGCGTGGCGGTGGTGTAACCTTCGCAGCTCGTCCTCAAGATCACTCGCAGAAGCTCAACAAGAAGATGTACCGCGCAGCCCTGCGCTCCATCCTCGCTGAGCTGGTGCGTAGCGACCGTCTGGTCGTGGTTCAGGACTTCGCTGTTGAAGCACCGAAAACCAAAGATCTGCTGAACAAGCTGAACGGCATGGGTCTGAGCGACGTACTGATCGTTTCGGACGCTGTTGATCAGAACCTGTACCTGGCTGCTCGTAACCTGCCGCACGTCGACGTACGTGACGTTCAAGGTTCCGACCCGGTCAGTCTGATCGCATACGAGAAAGTGTTGATCACTGTCTCGGCCGTGAAGAAATTCGAGGAGCTGCTGGGATGA
- the rplW gene encoding 50S ribosomal protein L23, whose amino-acid sequence MNQERVFKVLLGPHVSEKATVLAEKKGQFVFKVATDATKLEIKKAVEGLFNVKVENVSTVNVLGKTKRTARGLGKRNDWKKAIVSLQPGQDLDFSSSAE is encoded by the coding sequence ATGAACCAGGAACGCGTATTCAAAGTCCTCCTTGGCCCGCACGTTTCCGAGAAGGCTACCGTTCTGGCTGAGAAAAAAGGCCAGTTCGTATTCAAGGTTGCTACCGATGCAACCAAGCTGGAAATCAAGAAAGCTGTCGAAGGCCTGTTCAACGTAAAAGTTGAAAACGTGTCGACCGTTAACGTTCTGGGTAAAACCAAGCGTACCGCACGTGGTCTGGGCAAGCGTAATGACTGGAAGAAGGCGATTGTCTCCCTTCAGCCAGGCCAAGATCTCGATTTCAGCAGCAGTGCTGAGTAA
- the rplB gene encoding 50S ribosomal protein L2 yields the protein MAIVKCKPTSPGRRFVVKVVNKELHKGAPHAPLIEKKSKSGGRNNNGRITTRHVGGGHKQHYRLVDFRRNDKDGIPATVERIEYDPNRTAHIALLCYADGERRYIIAPKGVSAGDQLIAGALAPIKAGNSLQLRNIPVGSTIHGIELKPGKGAQIARSAGASAQLIAREGVYVTLRLRSGEMRKVLAECRATLGEVSNSEHSLRSLGKAGAKRWRGVRPTVRGVAMNPVDHPHGGGEGRTSGGRHPVSPWGFPTKGAKTRGNKRTDNMIVRRRK from the coding sequence ATGGCAATCGTTAAATGCAAACCGACTTCCCCTGGCCGCCGTTTCGTGGTCAAGGTGGTCAACAAGGAGCTGCACAAAGGCGCTCCTCACGCACCGCTGATCGAGAAGAAATCGAAGTCTGGTGGTCGTAACAACAATGGCCGCATCACCACGCGTCACGTGGGTGGTGGTCATAAGCAGCACTACCGTCTGGTCGACTTCCGTCGCAACGACAAAGATGGCATCCCAGCCACTGTCGAGCGTATCGAATACGATCCAAACCGTACTGCTCACATCGCCCTGCTGTGCTACGCAGACGGTGAGCGTCGCTACATCATCGCCCCTAAAGGCGTGAGCGCTGGCGACCAGCTGATCGCAGGTGCCCTGGCCCCAATCAAGGCCGGTAACTCCCTGCAACTGCGCAACATTCCAGTAGGTAGCACCATTCACGGCATCGAACTGAAGCCGGGTAAAGGTGCTCAGATCGCTCGTTCCGCTGGTGCCTCGGCTCAGCTGATCGCTCGCGAAGGTGTCTACGTGACCCTGCGTCTGCGCTCTGGTGAAATGCGTAAAGTCCTGGCTGAGTGCCGTGCGACCCTGGGCGAAGTCTCGAACTCCGAGCACAGCCTGCGTTCGCTGGGTAAAGCTGGTGCCAAACGCTGGCGCGGCGTTCGCCCAACCGTTCGTGGTGTTGCCATGAACCCGGTTGACCACCCGCATGGTGGTGGTGAAGGTCGTACCTCCGGTGGTCGTCATCCGGTATCGCCATGGGGCTTCCCAACCAAGGGTGCTAAAACCCGTGGTAATAAGCGTACCGACAACATGATCGTCCGTCGTCGCAAGTAA
- the rpsS gene encoding 30S ribosomal protein S19, whose protein sequence is MPRSLKKGPFIDLHLLKKVEVAVEKNDRKPVKTWSRRSMILPQMVGLTIAVHNGRQHVPVLVNEDMVGHKLGEFAGTRTYRGHVADKKAKR, encoded by the coding sequence GTGCCACGTTCTCTGAAAAAAGGTCCTTTTATCGATCTTCACCTGTTGAAGAAGGTCGAAGTGGCGGTGGAGAAGAACGATCGCAAGCCAGTTAAAACCTGGTCGCGCCGTTCGATGATCCTGCCACAAATGGTCGGTCTGACCATCGCGGTACACAACGGTCGCCAACACGTCCCAGTTCTCGTGAACGAAGACATGGTCGGCCACAAACTGGGCGAGTTCGCCGGTACCCGCACCTACCGCGGGCACGTGGCTGACAAGAAAGCCAAGCGTTAA
- the rplV gene encoding 50S ribosomal protein L22, with the protein MEVAAKLSGARISAQKARLVADQIRGKKVGEALNLLAFSSKKAAEIMKKVLESAVANAEHNEGADVDDLKVSTVFVNEGRSLKRIMPRAKGRADRIVKRSCHITVKVADK; encoded by the coding sequence ATGGAAGTAGCCGCTAAGTTGTCGGGCGCTCGCATCTCCGCCCAGAAAGCCCGCTTGGTCGCCGACCAGATCCGCGGGAAGAAGGTGGGCGAAGCGCTCAACCTGTTGGCCTTCAGCAGCAAAAAAGCCGCTGAAATCATGAAGAAAGTCCTCGAGTCGGCCGTTGCCAACGCCGAACACAACGAAGGCGCAGACGTTGATGACCTGAAGGTCTCCACCGTCTTCGTCAACGAAGGGCGTTCGCTGAAGCGCATCATGCCACGTGCCAAAGGCCGTGCTGATCGCATCGTCAAGCGGTCTTGCCATATCACTGTCAAGGTTGCGGACAAGTAA
- the rpsC gene encoding 30S ribosomal protein S3: MGQKVHPTGIRLGIVKEHTSVWYADGATYADYLLKDLQTREYLQDKLKSASVSRIDIHRPAQTARITIHTARPGIVIGKKGEDVEKLRQDLTKQMGVPVHINIEEIRKPELDAMLVAQSVAQQLERRVMFRRAMKRAVQNAMRIGAKGIKIQVSGRLGGAEIARTEWYREGRVPLHTLRADIDYNTYEAHTTYGVIGVKVWIFKGEVIGGRQEELKPQAPAPRKKAAK, translated from the coding sequence ATGGGTCAGAAAGTACATCCCACTGGCATTCGCCTGGGAATCGTCAAGGAGCACACCTCCGTCTGGTACGCAGACGGCGCGACTTACGCAGATTACCTGCTGAAGGATCTGCAAACTCGCGAGTACCTCCAAGACAAACTAAAAAGCGCGTCCGTTAGCCGTATCGATATTCATCGCCCGGCTCAAACTGCACGCATCACCATCCACACCGCTCGTCCCGGTATCGTTATCGGCAAGAAAGGTGAAGATGTTGAGAAGCTGCGTCAGGACCTGACCAAGCAGATGGGTGTGCCTGTGCACATCAACATCGAAGAGATCCGCAAGCCGGAACTCGACGCCATGCTGGTTGCTCAGAGCGTAGCCCAGCAGCTGGAGCGCCGCGTAATGTTCCGTCGCGCCATGAAGCGCGCCGTGCAGAACGCCATGCGTATTGGTGCCAAGGGCATCAAGATCCAGGTGAGCGGTCGTCTCGGCGGTGCCGAGATCGCACGTACCGAGTGGTATCGCGAAGGTCGTGTGCCCCTGCACACCCTGCGTGCCGATATCGACTACAACACCTACGAAGCTCACACCACCTACGGTGTGATCGGTGTGAAGGTTTGGATCTTCAAAGGCGAAGTTATTGGTGGTCGCCAGGAAGAGCTGAAGCCGCAAGCACCAGCGCCTCGTAAAAAAGCTGCTAAGTAA
- the rplP gene encoding 50S ribosomal protein L16, giving the protein MLQPKRTKFRKQMTGHNRGLALRGSKVSFGEFALKAVARGRLTARQIESARRALTRHVKRGGKIWIRVFPDKPVTKKPLEVRMGKGKGSVEYWVAQIQPGKVLYEIEGVSEELAREAFALAAAKLPLATSFVKRTVM; this is encoded by the coding sequence ATGTTGCAACCAAAGCGTACAAAATTCCGCAAGCAGATGACCGGCCACAACCGTGGTCTGGCACTGCGCGGTAGCAAGGTCAGCTTCGGCGAGTTCGCTCTGAAAGCTGTCGCCCGCGGTCGTCTCACCGCTCGCCAGATCGAGTCGGCACGTCGTGCCCTGACCCGTCACGTTAAGCGTGGCGGCAAGATCTGGATCCGTGTGTTCCCGGACAAGCCGGTTACCAAGAAGCCTCTCGAAGTGCGGATGGGTAAAGGTAAGGGTTCCGTGGAATACTGGGTTGCCCAGATTCAGCCAGGCAAAGTCCTGTACGAGATCGAGGGTGTTTCTGAAGAGCTGGCGCGCGAAGCTTTCGCCCTGGCTGCTGCAAAGCTGCCACTCGCCACCTCCTTTGTTAAGCGGACGGTGATGTGA
- the rpmC gene encoding 50S ribosomal protein L29, with translation MKANELREKSAQQLNEQLLGLLRDQFNLRMQKATGQLGQSHLLSQVKRDIARVKTVLNQQAGK, from the coding sequence ATGAAAGCGAATGAACTTCGTGAAAAATCCGCACAGCAACTGAATGAGCAACTGCTCGGCTTGCTGCGCGACCAGTTCAATCTGCGCATGCAGAAAGCAACTGGCCAGTTGGGGCAGTCGCACCTGCTCTCGCAAGTTAAGCGTGACATCGCTCGCGTGAAAACTGTGCTCAACCAGCAGGCAGGTAAGTGA
- the rpsQ gene encoding 30S ribosomal protein S17: MAEAEKTVRTLTGRVVSDKMDKTITVLIERRVKHPIYGKYVKRSTKLHAHDEANQCKIGDKVSIRETRPLAKTKSWALVEVLERAVEV, from the coding sequence ATGGCTGAAGCTGAAAAAACCGTCCGTACGCTGACTGGCCGTGTCGTCAGCGACAAAATGGACAAGACCATCACCGTTCTGATCGAGCGTCGCGTAAAGCACCCGATCTACGGTAAATACGTTAAGCGTTCGACTAAGCTGCACGCGCACGACGAAGCCAACCAGTGCAAGATCGGCGACAAGGTTTCCATCCGTGAAACCCGTCCGCTGGCCAAGACCAAGTCCTGGGCACTGGTTGAAGTCCTCGAACGCGCTGTTGAAGTCTAA
- the rplN gene encoding 50S ribosomal protein L14 codes for MIQTQSMLDVADNSGARRVMCIKVLGGSHRRYAGIGDIIKVTVKEAIPRGKVKKGQVMTAVVVRTRHGVRRADGSIIRFDGNAAVLLNTKQEPIGTRIFGPVTRELRTEKFMKIVSLAPEVL; via the coding sequence ATGATTCAGACTCAATCCATGCTCGATGTGGCCGATAACAGCGGCGCTCGTCGCGTCATGTGCATCAAGGTGCTCGGCGGTTCCCACCGTCGTTACGCCGGTATCGGTGACATCATCAAAGTTACCGTCAAGGAAGCAATTCCTCGCGGTAAGGTCAAAAAAGGCCAGGTGATGACCGCTGTTGTCGTCCGTACCCGTCACGGTGTACGTCGCGCTGACGGTTCCATCATTCGTTTCGACGGCAACGCTGCTGTTCTGCTGAACACCAAGCAAGAGCCGATCGGTACTCGCATCTTCGGGCCAGTGACCCGTGAACTTCGTACCGAGAAGTTCATGAAGATCGTTTCGCTCGCCCCTGAAGTGCTCTAA
- the rplX gene encoding 50S ribosomal protein L24: protein MQKIRRDDEIIVIAGKDKGKRGKVLKVLADDRLVIGGVNLVKRHTKPNPMAGVQGGIVEKEAPLHASNVAIFNSETNKADRVGFKVEEGKKIRVFKSTQKAVDA from the coding sequence ATGCAAAAGATTCGTCGTGACGACGAGATCATCGTGATCGCCGGCAAAGACAAGGGTAAGCGCGGTAAGGTGCTGAAGGTTCTGGCTGATGACCGTCTGGTCATCGGTGGCGTGAACCTGGTCAAGCGTCATACCAAGCCTAACCCGATGGCGGGCGTTCAGGGCGGTATCGTCGAAAAAGAAGCGCCACTGCACGCTTCCAACGTTGCCATCTTCAACAGCGAAACCAACAAGGCTGACCGCGTTGGCTTCAAAGTAGAAGAAGGCAAGAAAATTCGTGTCTTCAAGTCGACCCAAAAAGCGGTTGATGCTTGA
- the rplE gene encoding 50S ribosomal protein L5, which translates to MARLKEIYRNEIAPKLKEELKLSNVMEVPRVTKITLNMGLGEAIGDKKVIEHAVADLEKITGQKPVVTFARKSIAGFKVREGWPIGVKVTLRSDKMYEFLDRLLAISLPRVRDFRGLNAKSFDGRGNYSMGVKEQIIFPEIDYDKIDALRGLDITLTTTARSDDEGRALLRAFKFPFRN; encoded by the coding sequence ATGGCACGACTGAAAGAGATTTACCGGAACGAAATCGCTCCTAAGCTTAAGGAAGAACTTAAGCTGTCGAACGTGATGGAAGTTCCGCGCGTTACCAAAATCACCCTGAACATGGGTCTGGGCGAAGCGATCGGCGACAAGAAAGTCATCGAGCACGCTGTTGCCGACCTGGAAAAGATCACCGGTCAAAAGCCGGTCGTGACTTTCGCTCGTAAATCCATCGCGGGCTTCAAAGTCCGTGAAGGCTGGCCGATCGGCGTCAAGGTGACCCTGCGTAGCGACAAGATGTACGAGTTCCTGGACCGCCTGCTGGCGATCTCCCTGCCTCGGGTTCGCGACTTCCGCGGCCTGAATGCCAAGTCCTTCGATGGTCGTGGCAACTACAGCATGGGCGTGAAAGAGCAGATCATCTTCCCGGAAATCGACTACGACAAGATCGATGCTCTGCGCGGTTTGGACATCACCCTGACCACCACTGCTCGTTCGGACGACGAAGGCCGCGCTCTGCTGCGTGCTTTCAAGTTCCCGTTCCGCAACTGA
- the rpsN gene encoding 30S ribosomal protein S14, producing the protein MAKKSMKNRELKRQLTVAKYAKKRAELKATIVNLNASPEERFAAVVALQKQPRDASASRMRNRCRITGRPHGVYRKFGLGRNKLREAAMRGDVPGLVKASW; encoded by the coding sequence ATGGCCAAGAAGAGCATGAAAAACCGCGAGCTGAAGCGTCAGCTCACGGTAGCCAAGTACGCCAAAAAGCGTGCCGAGCTGAAAGCGACCATCGTCAACCTGAACGCCTCTCCAGAAGAGCGTTTCGCTGCCGTTGTCGCCCTGCAGAAGCAACCACGTGACGCCAGCGCTTCGCGCATGCGTAACCGTTGCCGCATCACCGGTCGTCCGCACGGCGTGTACCGCAAGTTCGGCCTCGGCCGTAACAAGCTGCGCGAAGCCGCCATGCGTGGTGACGTGCCGGGTCTGGTCAAGGCCAGCTGGTAA
- the rpsH gene encoding 30S ribosomal protein S8, with amino-acid sequence MSMQDPLADMLTRIRNAQMAEKSVVSMPSSTLKVAVAKVLKDEGYIAGYEVNGEAKPSLSIELKYFEGRPVIEELKRTSRPGLRQYKAVTELPKVRGGLGVSIVSTNKGVMTDRAARAAGVGGEVLCTVF; translated from the coding sequence ATGAGTATGCAGGACCCGTTAGCGGACATGCTAACTCGCATCCGTAATGCCCAGATGGCTGAAAAGTCTGTCGTAAGCATGCCTTCTTCTACCCTGAAGGTCGCGGTTGCCAAAGTACTGAAAGACGAAGGCTACATCGCTGGCTACGAAGTCAACGGCGAAGCCAAGCCTTCCCTGTCGATCGAACTGAAGTACTTCGAAGGCCGTCCGGTCATCGAGGAACTGAAGCGTACCAGCCGTCCTGGCCTGCGCCAGTACAAGGCCGTCACTGAGCTGCCGAAAGTACGTGGCGGCCTGGGCGTGTCTATCGTCTCCACCAACAAAGGTGTGATGACTGACCGCGCTGCGCGCGCTGCCGGTGTCGGCGGCGAAGTTCTGTGCACAGTGTTCTAA